A region from the Kribbella shirazensis genome encodes:
- a CDS encoding glycosyltransferase family 87 protein, translating into MTGAQREPAPTPSEADPAIAGLTAGLGGPSGRFARPGSSWWTPLRIALAVCTITFGLGVLQKAPCMDAGWDRQSWRPFKALCYSDIGFLYQERGFAEGNRPFLDTGNYPVLEYPVLTGGFMEVAAQITWLMTGDPKKDLTVEQKRDTAGVFFLVNTVMLFLCALLIVGLTVATARGVASRPGAPRGQPLDALYVAAAPALALTSTINWDLFAVALTAGAMFAWSRGKPIWFGVLLGLGTAAKFYPFLLLGPLLIVCLRGRKLWPWFQAVIATAVAWGLVNAPIYLLAKKEWLSFWQFNDERASDYGSIWYVLKLAKHEVADVNQLNIVIFAGLCLSIAILGLMAPRPPRFAQLAFLVVAAFLLINKVYSPQYVLWLLPLVALARPRLRDWLIWQACECFYWMLVWMHLAQFLVPGDPQVPDRIYWFSVILRMAGTLWLMLVVARDILLPENDPVRHGDVLDDPSDGVRSGARAGLATA; encoded by the coding sequence GTGACCGGAGCACAACGCGAGCCCGCGCCGACGCCGTCGGAGGCCGATCCGGCGATCGCCGGCCTGACCGCAGGGCTCGGTGGGCCGTCCGGACGGTTCGCCCGGCCCGGTTCGTCGTGGTGGACACCGCTGCGGATCGCGCTGGCCGTCTGCACGATCACCTTCGGGCTCGGCGTGCTGCAGAAGGCGCCGTGCATGGACGCGGGCTGGGACCGGCAGAGCTGGCGGCCGTTCAAGGCGCTGTGCTACTCCGACATCGGGTTCCTTTACCAGGAACGCGGTTTCGCGGAGGGCAACCGGCCGTTCCTGGACACCGGCAACTACCCCGTCCTGGAGTACCCGGTGCTGACCGGTGGCTTCATGGAGGTCGCGGCGCAGATCACCTGGCTGATGACCGGTGACCCCAAGAAGGACCTGACCGTCGAGCAGAAGCGCGACACCGCCGGTGTGTTCTTCCTGGTGAACACCGTGATGCTGTTCCTCTGCGCCTTGCTGATCGTCGGTCTCACGGTCGCCACCGCGCGCGGGGTCGCATCGCGCCCGGGCGCGCCGCGAGGGCAGCCGCTGGACGCCCTGTACGTCGCCGCGGCACCGGCGCTCGCGCTGACATCGACCATCAACTGGGACCTGTTCGCGGTCGCGCTGACCGCCGGGGCGATGTTCGCCTGGTCGCGCGGGAAGCCGATCTGGTTCGGCGTACTGCTCGGGCTGGGGACGGCGGCGAAGTTCTACCCGTTCCTGCTGCTCGGTCCGCTGCTGATCGTCTGCCTCCGCGGCCGGAAGCTGTGGCCGTGGTTCCAGGCGGTGATCGCGACGGCGGTCGCGTGGGGTCTGGTGAACGCGCCGATCTACCTGCTGGCGAAGAAGGAATGGCTGTCGTTCTGGCAGTTCAACGACGAGCGAGCGAGCGACTACGGCTCGATCTGGTACGTCCTGAAGCTCGCCAAGCACGAGGTCGCGGACGTCAACCAGCTGAACATCGTGATCTTCGCCGGACTGTGCCTGTCGATCGCGATCCTCGGGTTGATGGCGCCGCGGCCGCCCAGATTCGCGCAGCTGGCGTTCCTGGTCGTGGCGGCGTTCCTGCTGATCAACAAGGTCTACTCACCGCAGTACGTGCTGTGGCTGCTTCCGCTGGTCGCGCTGGCCCGGCCGCGGTTGCGGGACTGGCTGATCTGGCAGGCCTGCGAATGCTTCTACTGGATGCTCGTGTGGATGCATCTGGCGCAGTTCCTCGTGCCCGGGGATCCGCAGGTGCCGGACCGGATCTACTGGTTCTCGGTCATCCTGCGCATGGCCGGCACCCTGTGGCTGATGCTGGTCGTCGCCCGCGACATCCTCCTCCCGGAGAACGACCCGGTACGTCACGGTGACGTGCTCGACGATCCCAGCGACGGCGTCAGATCCGGCGCCCGGGCCGGCCTGGCAACTGCCTAG
- a CDS encoding glycosyltransferase 87 family protein, whose product MRVARGGAGGGAAAGAGGGAAGVAGGVAAGVAGGVAAGVGGGVAVGVGALVIAATRAGWWPNVVLVVGVVVVGAVVWRFGRGLSVAAVVVVAALCQVPGLLQAPITSTDAYRYVWDGRVQLAGYSPYGRVPLDDSLARLRDPVLFPGLGPDEKSGVSGVPGDPAQQPVDDPRTRINRPGVPTIYPPVAQAYFALVALVTPWSAGTLGLQLAAALIAIALTWLLAVQNPRWAALWGWSPIVALEAGNAAHIDVLAALLIAAAVITTAKRPRLAAVLLGAAGSVKLLPLLLLPSFRRRRPVVALGTFVASYVPHVLAVGILVLGFLPGYLNQEGFEDGSSRSAILALLLPPEARQLVAAVLAIALAALAFHRSGRDPIALTCCWLYGAALLIATPTYPWYGLPLIALAALARRPEWIAVPLASYLAYGSFGHDTRQGLIYLTAAVVVVSAVTLRRRSVAKSGLTTTPLPTNTGGRDETHRPRDLGRTR is encoded by the coding sequence GTGCGGGTCGCCCGGGGTGGCGCCGGCGGTGGCGCGGCGGCGGGCGCCGGCGGTGGCGCGGCGGGGGTCGCCGGGGGTGTCGCGGCGGGGGTCGCCGGGGGTGTCGCGGCGGGGGTCGGCGGGGGTGTCGCGGTGGGGGTCGGGGCCTTGGTGATCGCGGCGACGCGGGCCGGTTGGTGGCCGAACGTGGTGCTGGTCGTCGGCGTTGTCGTGGTCGGCGCGGTGGTGTGGCGGTTCGGGCGTGGGTTGAGCGTGGCGGCGGTGGTGGTCGTCGCAGCGCTGTGTCAGGTGCCGGGGCTGCTGCAGGCGCCGATCACCAGTACCGACGCCTATCGGTACGTGTGGGACGGACGGGTGCAGTTGGCGGGGTATTCGCCGTACGGGCGGGTGCCGTTGGACGACTCCTTGGCCCGGCTGCGGGATCCGGTGCTGTTCCCGGGGCTGGGCCCGGACGAGAAGTCGGGTGTGAGCGGCGTACCCGGGGATCCGGCGCAGCAACCGGTCGACGATCCGAGGACGCGGATCAACCGGCCTGGTGTTCCGACGATCTATCCGCCGGTCGCGCAGGCCTATTTCGCCCTGGTCGCGCTCGTCACGCCGTGGTCCGCGGGCACGCTCGGCCTGCAACTCGCGGCCGCGTTGATCGCGATCGCACTCACCTGGCTACTCGCCGTACAGAATCCGCGCTGGGCCGCCTTGTGGGGTTGGTCACCGATCGTCGCCCTCGAGGCGGGCAACGCCGCCCACATCGACGTCCTGGCCGCGCTCCTGATCGCGGCCGCCGTCATCACCACCGCGAAGCGGCCGAGGCTGGCCGCCGTCCTGCTCGGCGCGGCCGGGAGCGTGAAGCTCCTTCCCCTCCTGCTGCTCCCCTCGTTCCGGCGCCGGCGACCGGTGGTTGCCCTGGGCACCTTCGTCGCGTCGTACGTCCCGCACGTCCTTGCCGTCGGCATCCTGGTGCTCGGCTTCCTGCCCGGCTACCTCAACCAGGAAGGCTTCGAGGACGGCAGCTCCCGATCCGCGATTCTCGCGCTCCTGCTACCTCCTGAAGCCCGCCAACTCGTCGCCGCGGTCCTCGCGATCGCCCTCGCCGCCCTCGCCTTCCATCGGTCCGGCCGCGACCCGATCGCGCTCACCTGCTGCTGGCTGTACGGCGCCGCGCTCCTGATCGCCACGCCGACGTACCCGTGGTACGGCCTCCCGCTGATCGCCCTCGCCGCCCTCGCGCGCCGCCCGGAATGGATCGCCGTACCGCTCGCGTCGTACCTCGCCTACGGCAGCTTCGGGCACGACACCCGCCAGGGCCTGATCTACCTCACCGCCGCCGTCGTCGTGGTCAGCGCCGTCACCCTCCGTCGCCGGTCCGTCGCGAAATCAGGTTTGACCACGACGCCCCTCCCCACGAACACTGGCGGGCGTGACGAAACGCATCGCCCTCGCGACCTCGGCCGAACTCGCTGA
- a CDS encoding DUF2064 domain-containing protein, whose amino-acid sequence MNTVIVIAKEPVPGRVKTRLQTEFTAREAAALARASLVDTLSVVEAAPATRRVISLDGAPGPWLPRGFEVVEQRGDGLDQRLAAAFEDAYDGSPMLLVGMDTPQLRPELLGFDWYGYDAVLGLTEDGGYWCLGLRMPDRRALIGVPMSTDHTGREQLRRLRALGLRVGMLPTLRDMDTPRDAAYLAAGFPDLRVSRLYRRLQHSAHPGLLFDQALGGTTRVVATGLDGRTVPSLSELDRWTAPADEVDRLALSRCEGPVLDIGCGPGRIVTALAERGIAALGVDVSPRAVSLTTSRGAAALHRPVQEPLPGEGRWGSVVLMDGNIGIGGDPVDLLRRCAELVRPDGLVLVEVDPDDDLDDTTPIVLRTLTGRRSTPLPWARVGARALIRHARTTSLHPTEDWRTPHRAFLTLRRTA is encoded by the coding sequence GTGAACACCGTGATCGTGATCGCCAAGGAGCCGGTGCCGGGGCGGGTGAAGACGCGGCTGCAGACCGAGTTCACGGCGCGCGAGGCGGCGGCGCTGGCGCGGGCGTCACTCGTGGACACGCTGAGCGTCGTCGAGGCAGCCCCTGCGACGCGGCGGGTGATCTCGCTCGACGGCGCGCCGGGGCCGTGGCTGCCGCGCGGATTCGAGGTCGTCGAGCAGCGCGGCGACGGGCTCGACCAGCGGCTCGCGGCGGCGTTCGAGGACGCGTACGACGGCTCGCCGATGCTGCTCGTCGGGATGGATACGCCGCAGCTGCGACCGGAGCTTCTCGGGTTCGATTGGTACGGGTACGACGCGGTGCTCGGGCTGACCGAGGACGGCGGGTACTGGTGCCTCGGGCTGCGGATGCCGGATCGCCGGGCGCTGATCGGCGTACCGATGTCGACCGACCACACGGGGCGCGAGCAGCTCCGGCGGCTGCGGGCGCTGGGGCTGCGGGTCGGGATGCTGCCGACACTGCGGGACATGGACACCCCGCGCGATGCGGCGTACCTCGCGGCGGGGTTCCCGGACCTGCGGGTGTCGCGGCTGTACCGGCGGTTGCAGCATTCGGCGCATCCCGGGTTGCTGTTCGACCAGGCGCTGGGCGGTACGACGAGGGTCGTTGCCACCGGCCTCGACGGGCGGACGGTGCCGTCGCTGTCCGAACTGGACCGGTGGACGGCGCCCGCGGACGAGGTCGACCGGCTCGCCCTGAGCCGGTGCGAGGGACCGGTGCTCGACATCGGGTGCGGGCCGGGGCGGATCGTGACCGCGCTGGCCGAGCGCGGGATTGCGGCGCTGGGGGTCGACGTGTCGCCGCGGGCGGTGTCACTCACCACCTCGCGGGGCGCGGCCGCGCTGCATCGGCCGGTCCAGGAGCCGCTGCCGGGCGAGGGGCGCTGGGGCAGCGTGGTGCTGATGGACGGGAACATCGGGATCGGCGGGGATCCGGTCGACCTGCTGCGCCGCTGCGCCGAACTCGTCCGCCCCGACGGCCTGGTGCTCGTCGAGGTCGACCCCGACGACGACCTGGACGACACCACTCCGATCGTCCTCCGCACCCTCACCGGTCGCCGCTCCACTCCCTTGCCCTGGGCAAGAGTCGGCGCCCGCGCCCTGATCCGCCACGCCCGCACCACGTCCCTCCACCCCACCGAAGACTGGCGCACCCCCCACCGAGCCTTCCTCACCCTCCGCCGGACCGCCTGA
- a CDS encoding glycosyltransferase family 2 protein encodes MSVDLVLPCLNEAAALPWVLERLPPGVRAVVVDNGSTDDSAAVAERWGATVVRCEIKGYGAACHAGLEAAEAEVVAVMDADASLDPRQLVRVTAPVLAGRADLIVGRRRPVSRDVWPWHLRLANAELSRRIRRRTGVSLHDLGPMRAARRTALLGLGLTDRRSGYPLETVVRAADAGWRIAEVDVDYLPRSGRSKVTGTPLGAARAVLDMSKVLAR; translated from the coding sequence ATGTCCGTCGATCTCGTCCTGCCGTGCCTGAACGAGGCGGCCGCCCTGCCGTGGGTGCTCGAACGGCTCCCGCCGGGCGTCCGGGCCGTCGTCGTCGACAACGGCTCCACCGACGACTCCGCCGCCGTCGCGGAACGGTGGGGCGCGACCGTCGTGCGGTGCGAGATCAAGGGGTACGGCGCTGCGTGCCACGCCGGCCTGGAGGCTGCCGAGGCGGAGGTCGTCGCCGTGATGGACGCGGACGCGTCGCTCGACCCGCGACAGCTCGTCCGGGTGACGGCGCCGGTCCTCGCCGGTCGCGCCGACCTGATCGTCGGTCGCCGGCGCCCGGTGTCGCGGGACGTGTGGCCGTGGCATCTGCGCCTGGCCAACGCGGAGCTCTCGCGGCGGATCAGGCGCCGTACGGGCGTCTCCTTGCACGATCTCGGTCCGATGCGCGCGGCCCGGCGTACGGCGTTGCTCGGTCTCGGGCTGACGGACCGGCGGTCCGGATACCCGTTGGAGACGGTCGTCCGCGCGGCCGATGCCGGATGGCGGATCGCGGAGGTCGACGTGGACTACCTGCCGCGCTCGGGGCGCTCGAAGGTCACCGGGACCCCGCTCGGCGCCGCCCGCGCCGTACTCGACATGTCGAAGGTGCTGGCCCGGTGA
- a CDS encoding response regulator — translation MATRVLVVDDDPTVSNVVSAYLTKAGYDARVVADGASAVEVWQQWKPSVVVLDVMLPGLSGLEVLRRMRAADDGAAVIMLSARGEEEDRLVGLEVGADDYVVKPFSPRELTLRVQAMVRREERLAGLDLTPTKLSAGPVMVDTAARRAYLDGDELSLTHREFDLLAYLVSHAGKAYTKAELLRRVWGWDFGDSSTVTVHVRRLREKIEADPSDPKLVLTVPRTGYLFAGDAR, via the coding sequence GTGGCTACTCGTGTGCTCGTGGTGGACGACGACCCGACCGTGTCCAACGTCGTCTCGGCGTACCTGACCAAGGCCGGGTACGACGCCCGCGTAGTCGCGGACGGCGCGTCCGCGGTCGAGGTGTGGCAGCAGTGGAAACCGTCCGTCGTCGTACTGGACGTGATGCTGCCCGGACTGTCCGGGCTCGAGGTGCTGCGCCGGATGCGCGCGGCCGACGACGGCGCCGCGGTGATCATGCTGTCCGCGCGCGGCGAGGAGGAGGACCGGCTGGTCGGCCTCGAGGTCGGCGCGGACGACTACGTGGTCAAGCCGTTCAGCCCGCGGGAGCTGACCCTGCGGGTGCAGGCGATGGTCCGGCGCGAGGAGCGGCTGGCCGGGCTGGATCTGACACCGACCAAGCTGAGCGCCGGACCGGTCATGGTCGACACCGCGGCCCGCCGTGCGTACCTCGACGGGGACGAGTTGTCGCTGACGCATCGGGAGTTCGACCTGCTCGCGTACCTCGTGTCACATGCCGGCAAGGCGTACACGAAGGCCGAGCTGCTGCGCCGCGTGTGGGGCTGGGACTTCGGCGACTCGTCGACGGTCACGGTGCACGTACGGCGGTTGCGGGAGAAGATCGAGGCGGATCCGTCGGACCCGAAGCTCGTGCTGACCGTGCCGCGGACCGGGTACCTGTTCGCGGGAGACGCCCGATGA
- a CDS encoding sensor histidine kinase: protein MNKDMATILALTTLWTLVVAAIGAAVLWQFRRRSLRITMIVAALAPMAAALAAVWQSVRAMFISEHDSWVVLWTLAFAALLGLAMSVLLGHWISTGSRDVGRRLRQLGTSYEPPESVGGSVPAELAELTNELEMTRQKLAASHERERALETSRRELVAFMSHDLRTPLAGLRAVSEGLEDGVIDDVPGALRQMRTTVDRMTGLVDDLFELSRLSAAPPPRRRSAVSLRELAEDVAGENNEHARAEGVRLALSTPPGDDRLAVQGDPDELTRAVTNLVGNAIRHTAPGGTVTLAVDRETDGRVRLAVTDGCGGIPADDLERVFDVGWRGDEQRTPETAPAPAVGSGGGSGAASGGGGLGLAIARGVVESHDGSIGVTNVVGGCAFQIDLPPVPASVGARGDEVSHSG from the coding sequence ATGAACAAGGACATGGCGACGATCCTGGCGCTGACCACGCTGTGGACGCTGGTGGTGGCGGCGATCGGCGCCGCGGTCCTGTGGCAGTTCCGGCGGCGGTCGTTGCGGATCACGATGATCGTCGCGGCCCTGGCGCCGATGGCCGCGGCCCTGGCCGCCGTGTGGCAGAGCGTGCGCGCGATGTTCATCTCCGAGCACGACTCGTGGGTGGTGCTGTGGACCCTCGCGTTCGCGGCGCTGCTCGGTCTGGCCATGTCGGTCCTGCTCGGGCACTGGATCAGCACCGGATCGCGGGACGTCGGGCGGCGGTTGCGCCAGCTCGGTACGTCGTACGAGCCGCCGGAATCCGTCGGTGGGTCGGTGCCTGCTGAGCTGGCCGAGCTGACGAACGAGCTGGAGATGACGCGGCAGAAGCTGGCTGCGTCGCACGAGCGGGAGCGTGCGCTGGAGACCAGCCGGCGGGAGCTGGTCGCGTTCATGTCGCACGACCTGCGGACGCCGCTGGCGGGTTTGCGGGCGGTGTCGGAGGGGCTCGAGGACGGCGTGATCGACGACGTACCGGGTGCGCTGCGGCAGATGCGGACGACAGTCGATCGGATGACCGGGCTTGTGGACGACCTGTTCGAGCTGTCGCGGTTGTCGGCGGCCCCGCCGCCGCGGCGCCGGTCGGCGGTCAGTCTGCGGGAGCTGGCCGAGGACGTCGCGGGCGAGAACAACGAGCACGCGCGCGCCGAAGGTGTTCGGCTGGCGCTGTCGACGCCGCCGGGCGACGACCGTCTCGCCGTTCAAGGGGATCCCGACGAGCTGACCCGTGCGGTCACCAACCTGGTCGGCAACGCGATCCGGCACACGGCGCCGGGTGGGACGGTCACGCTGGCGGTCGACCGCGAGACCGACGGTCGGGTCCGGCTCGCGGTGACCGACGGCTGCGGCGGCATCCCGGCCGACGATCTCGAGCGGGTCTTCGACGTCGGATGGCGCGGCGACGAGCAACGCACGCCCGAGACGGCGCCGGCGCCGGCCGTCGGTTCGGGCGGCGGTTCCGGTGCCGCGTCGGGCGGCGGCGGCCTCGGACTGGCGATCGCGCGCGGGGTCGTCGAGTCGCACGACGGCAGCATCGGCGTGACGAATGTCGTCGGCGGCTGTGCGTTCCAGATCGACCTACCGCCGGTGCCCGCGTCAGTCGGTGCCCGAGGCGACGAGGTCAGCCACTCCGGCTGA
- a CDS encoding NAD-dependent epimerase/dehydratase family protein has product MKVLLTGGAGFIGRHVHHQLLAEGHEVTVLDSFRPDVHADRPEPRPDLIVGDVRDPRTFDGIDTVIHLAAKVGLGVSLDDIDDYVSSNSLGMAVLLKSLGSIRNLVYASSMVVYGEGRYDCDDHGHVAPGPRRTEDLDAGRFEPPCPYCGAPLRPGLVTEDAVPDPRNAYAASKLNGEHLAATWARETGGRVTALRFHNVYGPGMPRNTPYAGVAAIFRSALERGETPRVFEDGRQRRDFVHVRDIATAVTMAASALPRQPAFTAYNVGSGTVTTIGQIAAELCRAYDAPPPIVTGDYRLGDVRHITASSDRIRHELGWKPSYDLSAGVADLVASGTD; this is encoded by the coding sequence ATGAAGGTCCTGCTCACCGGCGGCGCCGGCTTCATCGGCCGCCACGTCCACCACCAACTCCTTGCCGAGGGCCACGAAGTCACGGTCCTCGACTCGTTCCGCCCCGACGTGCACGCGGACCGCCCCGAGCCACGCCCGGACCTGATCGTCGGCGACGTCCGCGACCCCAGGACCTTCGACGGCATCGACACCGTCATCCACCTCGCCGCCAAGGTCGGCCTCGGCGTCAGCCTCGACGACATCGACGACTACGTCTCCTCGAACAGCCTCGGTATGGCGGTGCTGCTCAAGTCACTCGGCAGCATCCGGAACCTCGTCTACGCGAGCTCGATGGTCGTGTACGGCGAGGGCCGCTACGACTGCGACGACCACGGACACGTCGCCCCGGGACCCCGCCGTACCGAAGACCTGGACGCGGGCCGCTTCGAGCCGCCCTGCCCGTACTGCGGCGCGCCGCTGCGCCCCGGCCTCGTCACCGAGGACGCCGTACCCGACCCGCGGAACGCCTACGCGGCCAGCAAACTCAACGGCGAACATCTCGCCGCCACCTGGGCCCGCGAGACCGGCGGCCGCGTCACCGCGCTGCGCTTCCACAACGTGTACGGGCCGGGCATGCCACGCAACACGCCGTACGCCGGAGTCGCCGCCATCTTCCGGTCCGCGCTCGAACGCGGTGAGACGCCCCGCGTCTTCGAGGACGGCCGGCAGCGCCGCGACTTCGTCCACGTCCGCGACATCGCGACCGCCGTCACCATGGCCGCGTCCGCACTCCCCCGGCAACCGGCGTTCACGGCGTACAACGTCGGCAGCGGCACCGTCACCACGATCGGTCAGATCGCCGCCGAGCTCTGTCGCGCGTACGACGCCCCGCCGCCGATCGTCACCGGCGACTACCGCCTCGGCGACGTCCGGCACATCACGGCCTCCTCGGACCGCATCCGGCACGAACTGGGCTGGAAGCCGTCGTACGACCTGTCAGCCGGAGTGGCTGACCTCGTCGCCTCGGGCACCGACTGA
- a CDS encoding S-methyl-5'-thioadenosine phosphorylase: protein MADIGVIGGSGFYSFLTGAKTIEIDTPFGAPSEPPVVGDLNGREVAFVPRHGADHRFPPHRVNYRANLWALRELGVRQVLGPCAVGSLKPELTPGTFVVPDQYVDRTWGREHTVYDEAPVVHTSAADPYCPVGRATVIAAGNVVPAGTMVVINGPRFSTRAESQWHAAQGWSVVGMTGAPEAAIARELALCYTSIAVVTDHDAGVETGTGVTQAEVFEAFKNSIERLQDLLRTVIGQLPKPDADCSCRHSVDVS from the coding sequence ATGGCTGATATCGGCGTGATCGGCGGGTCCGGGTTCTACTCGTTCCTGACCGGCGCGAAGACGATCGAGATCGACACTCCGTTCGGCGCACCGAGCGAACCGCCGGTCGTCGGGGACCTGAACGGCCGCGAGGTGGCGTTCGTCCCGCGGCACGGCGCCGACCACCGGTTCCCGCCGCACCGCGTGAACTACCGCGCGAACCTGTGGGCACTGCGCGAACTCGGCGTCCGCCAGGTCCTCGGCCCGTGCGCGGTCGGCTCGCTCAAGCCCGAGCTGACCCCGGGCACGTTCGTCGTCCCCGACCAGTACGTCGACCGCACCTGGGGCCGCGAGCACACGGTGTACGACGAGGCGCCGGTGGTGCACACCTCCGCCGCGGACCCGTACTGCCCCGTCGGCCGCGCCACGGTGATTGCCGCCGGCAACGTCGTACCCGCAGGCACCATGGTGGTCATCAACGGACCGCGCTTCTCGACCCGCGCCGAGTCGCAATGGCACGCCGCGCAGGGCTGGTCCGTCGTCGGCATGACGGGAGCACCCGAGGCCGCGATCGCCCGCGAACTCGCGCTCTGCTACACCTCGATCGCCGTCGTGACCGATCACGACGCGGGTGTGGAGACCGGCACGGGCGTCACGCAGGCCGAGGTCTTCGAAGCCTTCAAGAACAGCATCGAACGCCTGCAAGACCTGCTGAGAACAGTCATCGGCCAGCTCCCCAAGCCGGACGCCGACTGCAGCTGCCGGCACTCCGTGGATGTCTCATGA
- a CDS encoding LemA family protein: protein MDISRVLFAVGVVLLALGAYASWTAGRLDRLHQRVELARASLETELARRSALVAELAGSDVLDPASSLLLVDAAHRARAASLDAMEVREQAESALTRAIHATSTDVEPWAGELNLAMRRVQLARRFHNDVVVSTRDLRQRRLVRWFHLAGRAPMPATIELEDGE, encoded by the coding sequence GTGGACATCTCGCGGGTGTTGTTTGCGGTCGGCGTCGTGCTGCTCGCGCTCGGCGCCTACGCGAGCTGGACGGCGGGGCGGCTGGACCGGCTGCACCAGCGGGTGGAGCTGGCCCGTGCCTCGCTGGAGACCGAGCTGGCGCGCCGGTCCGCGCTGGTCGCGGAGCTGGCCGGTAGTGACGTCCTCGATCCGGCGTCCTCGCTGCTGCTCGTCGACGCCGCGCATCGTGCCCGTGCCGCGTCGCTGGACGCGATGGAGGTCCGTGAGCAGGCAGAATCGGCGTTGACCCGCGCGATCCACGCAACCTCGACGGATGTCGAGCCGTGGGCGGGGGAGCTGAACCTCGCGATGCGGCGGGTGCAGCTCGCCCGGCGGTTCCACAACGACGTCGTCGTGTCGACACGGGACCTGCGGCAGCGGCGGCTGGTGCGCTGGTTCCACCTGGCCGGGCGGGCGCCGATGCCGGCGACGATCGAGCTCGAGGACGGTGAATGA
- a CDS encoding sigma-70 family RNA polymerase sigma factor, which yields MSSFEEYVERYRHELRVHCYRMLGSYDEAEDLVQETFLRAWRAYGDFEGRSSVRAWLYRIATNACIDVRRPRRVLPYHLEPASFPATALPAREDVPWLQPFPDVLLDRAEEPDAVAIRRETIELAFLLAIQHLPARQRAVLIFRDVLGWSARETAAAVDLSVAAVNSALQRARPVLREHLPSHRSEWSARDSSEDERKLLQRYLAAWESADTGALAALMHEDIRITMPPYPFWFEGVEDAIRSLTPNLTPAYRGHWRFVPTTVNDQPTLAAYLKPPNTPSYHLFALDVFRIESGHIAEITAFETTDHKRYGLPETA from the coding sequence ATGAGCAGCTTCGAGGAGTACGTCGAGCGGTACCGGCACGAGCTGCGGGTGCACTGCTACCGGATGCTCGGGTCGTACGACGAGGCCGAGGACCTGGTGCAGGAGACGTTCCTGCGGGCGTGGCGTGCGTACGGCGACTTCGAGGGGCGGTCGTCGGTGCGGGCGTGGCTGTACCGGATCGCGACGAACGCGTGCATCGACGTACGGCGGCCGCGCCGGGTGTTGCCGTACCACTTGGAGCCGGCCTCGTTCCCCGCCACGGCGCTCCCGGCGCGCGAGGATGTGCCGTGGCTGCAGCCGTTCCCCGACGTACTGCTGGATCGGGCGGAGGAGCCGGACGCGGTCGCGATCCGTCGGGAGACGATCGAGCTGGCGTTCCTGCTCGCGATCCAGCACCTGCCTGCTCGGCAGCGCGCCGTACTGATCTTCCGTGACGTCCTGGGATGGTCCGCTCGGGAGACCGCTGCCGCGGTCGACCTGTCGGTGGCGGCCGTCAACTCGGCCCTCCAACGCGCACGCCCGGTCCTGCGCGAACATCTCCCGTCACACCGCTCCGAGTGGTCGGCGCGTGACAGCTCGGAGGACGAACGCAAGCTCCTCCAGCGCTATCTCGCCGCCTGGGAGTCCGCCGACACCGGCGCACTGGCCGCCCTCATGCACGAAGACATCCGCATCACGATGCCGCCGTACCCGTTCTGGTTCGAGGGCGTCGAGGACGCGATCCGCTCGCTGACCCCCAACCTCACCCCGGCGTACCGCGGCCACTGGCGCTTCGTCCCCACCACCGTCAACGACCAACCCACCCTCGCCGCCTACCTCAAACCCCCGAACACGCCCTCCTACCACCTCTTCGCCCTGGACGTCTTCCGCATCGAATCCGGCCACATCGCCGAGATCACCGCCTTCGAAACCACCGACCACAAGCGCTACGGCCTACCAGAAACCGCGTGA